The Lacrimispora xylanolytica genome has a segment encoding these proteins:
- a CDS encoding glutamate synthase subunit beta, with the protein MGKPTGFLEYDRKTGKTVDPKTRIKNYDEFHLPLSEKEQRCQGARCMDCGVPFCQSGVIIKGMVSGCPINNLIPEWNELVYTGNWQQAYKRLKKTNSFPEFTARVCPAPCEAACTCGLNGDPVSIKENEFAIIERAYEVGIAGPNPPKIRTGKRIAVIGSGPAGLSAADQLNKRGHKVTVFEREDRIGGLLMYGIPNMKLEKHIIDRKVKIMQEEGITFVTGADVGKNHKVKDLLKDFDRIILACGASNPRDLKVPGRDAQGIYFAVDFLKSTTKSLLDSDLQDNLYISAKGKHVIVIGGGDTGNDCVGTAIRHGCASVTQLEMMPRLPEKRTADNSWPQWPKVLKTDYGQEESIAVFGKDPRSYQTTVKEFIKDKSGKLIKAVLMKLEQKMDEKTGRLVMQPVAGSEKEVPADLVLIAAGFLGAQSYVADAFGVKLNERSNVETPKGKYRTDVDKVFVAGDMHRGQSLVVWAIREGREVAKEVDKNLMGYSNLA; encoded by the coding sequence ATGGGAAAGCCAACAGGATTTTTAGAATATGACAGAAAAACAGGAAAAACGGTAGACCCCAAGACTCGTATTAAGAACTACGACGAGTTCCATCTGCCTCTTTCTGAGAAAGAACAGAGATGCCAGGGCGCACGCTGCATGGATTGCGGCGTTCCCTTCTGCCAATCCGGAGTGATTATCAAAGGAATGGTATCCGGCTGTCCGATCAACAATCTGATACCGGAATGGAATGAGCTTGTTTATACTGGAAATTGGCAGCAAGCCTATAAAAGGCTGAAAAAGACAAACAGCTTTCCGGAGTTCACCGCCAGAGTATGCCCGGCCCCTTGTGAGGCTGCATGTACCTGCGGGTTAAACGGAGATCCGGTAAGCATTAAAGAAAATGAATTTGCCATCATTGAGCGGGCATATGAAGTGGGGATCGCAGGCCCTAATCCTCCGAAAATCCGCACAGGCAAACGAATTGCAGTCATTGGCTCCGGTCCTGCCGGCTTATCGGCGGCGGATCAGCTAAATAAGAGAGGCCACAAAGTCACTGTATTTGAACGTGAGGATCGTATCGGCGGACTTTTGATGTATGGAATTCCTAATATGAAGCTGGAAAAACATATCATCGACCGTAAGGTAAAGATCATGCAAGAGGAAGGCATAACCTTTGTGACAGGAGCAGATGTAGGTAAGAATCACAAGGTAAAGGATCTATTAAAGGATTTTGACCGAATTATTCTGGCTTGCGGAGCCTCCAATCCAAGAGATTTAAAGGTTCCGGGAAGAGATGCTCAGGGAATATACTTTGCAGTGGATTTCTTAAAGTCTACCACCAAAAGTCTTCTTGATTCCGATCTTCAGGATAATCTTTATATCTCTGCGAAAGGCAAGCATGTCATTGTGATCGGTGGCGGAGATACTGGAAATGACTGTGTGGGAACTGCCATACGTCACGGCTGTGCTTCCGTCACCCAGCTGGAGATGATGCCAAGGCTTCCGGAAAAGAGAACGGCAGACAATAGCTGGCCTCAGTGGCCCAAGGTATTAAAAACCGATTACGGCCAGGAGGAATCCATCGCAGTGTTTGGAAAGGATCCAAGAAGCTATCAGACAACGGTTAAGGAATTTATTAAAGATAAATCCGGTAAGCTTATAAAGGCTGTCTTAATGAAGCTGGAACAGAAGATGGATGAGAAGACCGGAAGGCTCGTGATGCAACCGGTAGCTGGAAGCGAAAAGGAAGTGCCTGCAGATCTTGTTCTCATTGCAGCTGGATTTCTTGGAGCCCAGAGCTATGTGGCCGATGCCTTTGGGGTTAAATTAAATGAACGCAGCAATGTGGAGACCCCGAAGGGGAAATACCGCACGGACGTGGATAAGGTATTTGTGGCCGGAGATATGCACAGAGGCCAGTCATTGGTTGTATGGGCGATCCGGGAAGGTCGTGAGGTAGCCAAAGAGGTGGATAAAAACTTAATGGGATATTCTAATCTGGCATAA
- a CDS encoding MBL fold metallo-hydrolase gives MLVKIVVDNNTLVDQFYKGEPAASFYIEIDDLRILFDTGFSDIVLYNAEKMGIDLTKLTHIVLSHGHNDHTNGLKYLDEVIDLSKITIISHAGCFHPRKAGSQSIGAPFTEAELFEKTEYIPSDTPYFLSDHCVFLGEIPQKHSFEQRSPFGKVMREGEWQDDYLTDDSAIALKTSKGLFLISSCSHSGICNALDYAKEVCKEDHVAGVLGGFHLLDVNERFVQTVNHLESCQVDQIYPCHCISLLAKAKMMDKLPVHEVGVGLTIEI, from the coding sequence ATGTTAGTGAAAATAGTCGTAGACAACAATACTTTAGTAGACCAGTTTTATAAAGGGGAGCCTGCCGCAAGTTTTTACATTGAAATTGACGATTTAAGGATCCTATTTGATACCGGATTTTCTGACATAGTTTTATACAATGCAGAAAAAATGGGAATTGATTTGACCAAACTGACCCATATCGTACTTTCCCATGGACACAACGATCATACCAATGGATTGAAATATCTGGATGAAGTCATAGATTTATCCAAGATCACAATCATCTCTCATGCTGGCTGCTTTCACCCAAGGAAAGCAGGAAGCCAAAGCATCGGAGCCCCATTTACCGAGGCTGAACTGTTTGAAAAGACCGAATACATACCATCTGATACCCCGTATTTCTTATCCGATCATTGTGTGTTTTTAGGTGAGATTCCTCAAAAGCATTCGTTTGAACAGAGAAGTCCTTTCGGTAAAGTTATGAGAGAAGGCGAATGGCAGGATGATTATCTCACGGATGACTCTGCCATCGCTTTAAAGACCTCCAAAGGACTATTCCTTATCTCCTCCTGCTCTCACAGCGGCATCTGCAATGCTCTTGATTATGCAAAGGAAGTATGCAAGGAAGATCACGTCGCCGGTGTGCTGGGAGGTTTCCACCTGCTAGATGTAAACGAGCGTTTTGTACAGACTGTGAATCATTTAGAAAGCTGCCAGGTGGACCAGATTTATCCATGTCACTGCATCTCTCTTCTTGCAAAAGCTAAGATGATGGACAAGTTACCGGTACACGAGGTGGGGGTCGGACTGACCATAGAGATTTAA
- a CDS encoding formate/nitrite transporter family protein, producing MKTIIKAIAAGVCIAMGGIIYLTLENRIAGSFLFSIGLFTIYTFGFNLYTGKICYIVHEGPAYLKEVLLVYIGNLIGTLGSGIIFRNTKLEKLVEHATEIVDLKLSDTLFSTFVMAFMCGVLMCIAVIGFQTIKDGVGKHLALILPIMVFILSGFEHSIADMFYFTMAGAWSTKAVLYMLVISLGNLVGACMIPLLKKTFKEDFPSLH from the coding sequence ATGAAAACAATAATTAAAGCAATTGCAGCAGGAGTCTGTATTGCCATGGGAGGAATTATCTATCTGACTCTTGAAAACCGGATTGCTGGTTCTTTTTTATTTTCCATCGGTTTATTTACGATTTATACGTTTGGTTTTAACCTGTATACCGGAAAGATCTGTTATATCGTTCACGAGGGTCCTGCATATCTAAAAGAAGTTCTGCTGGTCTACATAGGCAATCTGATTGGTACCCTTGGTTCCGGTATCATCTTCCGCAATACCAAACTGGAAAAATTAGTGGAGCATGCAACGGAAATTGTAGATTTGAAATTATCCGACACTTTATTCAGCACCTTCGTAATGGCTTTTATGTGCGGAGTGTTGATGTGCATCGCTGTCATTGGCTTTCAGACGATTAAGGACGGCGTAGGCAAGCACCTGGCTCTCATACTTCCTATCATGGTATTTATACTTTCCGGCTTTGAACATAGCATCGCAGACATGTTTTATTTCACAATGGCAGGAGCCTGGAGCACAAAGGCGGTCCTGTATATGCTTGTAATATCTCTTGGAAACCTGGTGGGAGCATGTATGATTCCTCTTTTAAAGAAAACATTCAAGGAAGATTTTCCTTCTTTACACTAA
- the ychF gene encoding redox-regulated ATPase YchF, protein MKLGIVGLPNVGKSTLFNSLTKAGAESANYPFCTIDPNVGVVPVPDARLGQLAELYNSQKIIPAAIEFVDIAGLVKGASKGEGLGNQFLSNIREVDAIVHVVRCFEDGNVIHVDGSVDPLRDIETIDLELIFSDLEILDRRIAKSTKGAMNDKSLAKELDILKRIKAHLEDGNLARSMEIDDADELNFVSTLNLLTFKPVIFAANVCEDDLADDGATNEHVAKVRAFAAENNSEVFVICAQIEQEIAELEEDEKKMFLEDLGLTESGLEKLIGASYHLLGLISYLTAGPMETRAWTIEEGTKAPQAAGKIHSDFERGFIRAEVVNFKDLLDCKSYNAAKEKGLVRSEGKEYVVKDGDVILFRFNV, encoded by the coding sequence ATGAAATTAGGTATTGTCGGATTACCGAACGTAGGTAAAAGCACTTTGTTCAATTCTCTCACAAAGGCTGGGGCAGAATCTGCCAACTATCCGTTCTGTACAATTGATCCAAATGTAGGAGTCGTTCCCGTTCCGGATGCACGCCTGGGTCAGTTGGCTGAACTTTATAATTCTCAGAAAATAATTCCAGCTGCCATTGAGTTTGTGGATATCGCTGGACTTGTAAAAGGAGCATCAAAAGGAGAAGGTCTTGGAAACCAGTTCCTCTCCAACATAAGAGAGGTTGACGCCATCGTCCACGTGGTACGCTGTTTTGAAGACGGCAATGTGATTCACGTTGACGGAAGTGTAGATCCCTTGCGTGATATTGAGACCATTGATTTAGAACTTATCTTTTCCGATCTTGAGATTTTAGACCGCCGTATCGCAAAGTCCACCAAGGGGGCAATGAACGATAAGTCTCTTGCAAAGGAACTGGATATTTTAAAGAGAATCAAGGCCCACTTAGAAGACGGCAATCTGGCAAGAAGCATGGAAATTGACGATGCAGATGAACTTAATTTCGTCTCTACCCTTAATCTTCTTACCTTTAAGCCTGTTATCTTTGCCGCCAACGTTTGCGAAGACGACCTGGCTGATGATGGTGCCACCAATGAGCACGTTGCCAAGGTCAGAGCTTTTGCAGCAGAAAACAACAGCGAGGTTTTTGTCATCTGCGCTCAGATCGAACAGGAAATTGCCGAACTGGAAGAAGATGAGAAAAAGATGTTCCTAGAAGATCTTGGCCTGACTGAGTCCGGACTTGAAAAGCTCATTGGCGCAAGCTACCACCTGCTTGGTCTTATCAGCTATTTAACTGCCGGTCCTATGGAAACAAGAGCCTGGACCATTGAGGAAGGTACCAAAGCACCTCAGGCTGCCGGTAAGATTCATTCTGATTTTGAACGCGGATTTATCCGTGCAGAAGTCGTTAACTTCAAAGATCTTCTGGACTGCAAGAGCTACAATGCAGCAAAAGAAAAAGGACTTGTGCGTTCCGAAGGGAAGGAATATGTGGTTAAGGACGGGGATGTCATCCTTTTCCGCTTCAACGTTTAA
- the lgt gene encoding prolipoprotein diacylglyceryl transferase, producing MANTADISFVHLGITIAHLRNSISIFGFRIAFYGIIIGIGILTGLWIASKDAKRRGQDPEIYLDFALYAIVVSIISARLYYVIFDWANYKNDLLQILNLRAGGLAIYGGVIGAALTLIVYTRVKKLSFFSLADTGCLGLITGQIIGRWGNFFNCEAFGGYTDGLFAMRIRRALVNENMISKELLNHLIIENGVEYIQVHPTFLYESVWNLCVLVFMLWYRKHKRFDGEMFLIYLLGYGLGRVWIEGIRTDQLIFFGTGIPVSQALSLILVVVSTLVLFFQHRQIRLKSKGET from the coding sequence ATGGCAAATACGGCAGATATTAGTTTTGTGCATTTGGGTATTACCATTGCTCATTTACGAAACAGTATCTCGATATTTGGGTTCCGCATTGCATTCTACGGGATTATCATTGGGATCGGAATTCTAACAGGCCTCTGGATTGCTTCTAAAGATGCAAAACGAAGAGGACAAGACCCGGAAATCTATCTGGATTTTGCCCTGTATGCTATCGTTGTTTCTATTATAAGTGCCAGACTTTACTATGTGATTTTCGATTGGGCTAATTATAAAAATGACCTGTTACAAATTTTGAACCTGAGAGCAGGGGGGCTGGCTATTTATGGCGGTGTCATTGGCGCAGCTTTAACTCTGATCGTCTATACCAGGGTGAAGAAACTTTCCTTCTTTTCCTTGGCGGACACTGGATGTCTTGGACTGATAACCGGGCAAATTATAGGAAGATGGGGAAACTTCTTTAATTGCGAAGCGTTTGGCGGATATACAGACGGCCTGTTTGCTATGAGAATCAGAAGGGCGCTAGTTAACGAGAATATGATATCAAAGGAACTGTTAAACCATTTAATCATTGAGAATGGTGTAGAGTATATACAGGTGCATCCCACTTTTCTTTATGAGTCAGTGTGGAACCTTTGTGTGCTTGTTTTTATGCTCTGGTACCGCAAACACAAACGGTTTGATGGGGAGATGTTTCTTATCTACCTGCTTGGCTATGGCTTAGGACGAGTATGGATAGAAGGAATCCGTACGGACCAGCTAATATTCTTTGGTACTGGCATTCCGGTGTCTCAGGCACTGTCATTGATCCTGGTAGTGGTATCTACTCTTGTGCTCTTCTTCCAACACAGACAGATTAGATTAAAGAGCAAAGGAGAAACATGA
- a CDS encoding Spo0E family sporulation regulatory protein-aspartic acid phosphatase, which produces MMISKEELIRNIEEARERLNKSIDHDDGDVIYLRSVELDKLIEQYIEAGY; this is translated from the coding sequence ATGATGATTTCAAAAGAAGAGTTAATCCGTAATATTGAAGAAGCTAGGGAAAGACTGAATAAAAGTATTGATCATGATGATGGAGATGTTATTTATCTTAGGAGTGTAGAACTGGATAAATTAATTGAGCAATATATAGAAGCGGGTTATTAA
- the mraZ gene encoding division/cell wall cluster transcriptional repressor MraZ: MFMGEYNHTVDAKGRLIVPSKFREQLGEEFVVTKGLDGCLFVYDNKEWTALEEKLKSLPLTNTNARKFSRFFLAGASSCEVDKQGRILLPAVLREHAGIDKDAVLVGVGSRIEIWSKDAWTAANTYDDMEEIAEAMEGLGI, encoded by the coding sequence ATGTTCATGGGCGAATACAATCATACAGTCGATGCTAAGGGACGTCTCATAGTCCCATCGAAATTCAGAGAACAGCTTGGAGAAGAATTCGTCGTGACGAAGGGCTTGGACGGCTGTTTATTTGTGTATGATAATAAGGAATGGACTGCCCTGGAAGAAAAGTTAAAAAGCCTGCCGCTGACCAATACCAATGCCAGAAAGTTCTCCAGATTCTTTCTCGCCGGTGCGTCCTCCTGTGAAGTGGACAAGCAGGGAAGAATTCTTCTTCCAGCAGTGCTTAGAGAACATGCAGGCATTGATAAGGATGCAGTTTTAGTGGGAGTAGGAAGCCGAATCGAGATTTGGAGCAAGGATGCATGGACAGCAGCCAATACCTATGATGATATGGAAGAAATTGCGGAAGCTATGGAAGGACTTGGAATATGA
- the rsmH gene encoding 16S rRNA (cytosine(1402)-N(4))-methyltransferase RsmH has translation MIFEHKSVLLNETIDSLNIKPDGIYVDGTLGGGGHALEVCKRLSEHGRLIGIDQDAAAISAATERLKDHKDKVTVVRSNYVNIKEVLKELGIEKVDGIYLDLGVSSHQLDVPERGFTYREEDAPLDMRMDQRNDQTAADIINEYSEFDLYRIIRDYGEDKFAKNIAKHIVRERQVKPIKTTGELSEIIKNAIPAKIRAVGGHPSKRTFQAIRIELNKELEVLSQSLDTMIDLLNPGGRLSIITFHSLEDRIVKARFKTNENPCICPPDFPVCVCGKKSKGKVITRKPVIPTEEEIEENKRSKSSKLRVFERID, from the coding sequence ATGATATTTGAACACAAGTCAGTGCTGCTAAATGAGACCATTGACAGCCTGAATATAAAACCAGATGGAATATATGTTGACGGAACCCTGGGAGGTGGAGGACATGCTTTAGAAGTATGCAAACGCCTGTCAGAACACGGAAGATTAATCGGAATTGACCAGGATGCAGCTGCCATTTCAGCAGCTACGGAAAGGCTCAAGGACCATAAAGATAAAGTAACAGTTGTAAGAAGCAACTATGTAAATATAAAAGAAGTGCTGAAAGAACTTGGCATTGAAAAGGTGGATGGTATCTATCTGGATTTGGGGGTATCCTCACATCAGCTAGATGTGCCGGAGAGAGGGTTCACTTATAGAGAAGAAGATGCACCTCTTGATATGCGTATGGATCAGAGGAATGATCAGACAGCCGCTGATATCATCAACGAATACAGCGAATTTGATTTATACCGGATCATAAGAGATTATGGTGAGGACAAGTTTGCAAAAAATATTGCAAAACATATTGTGAGAGAAAGACAAGTAAAGCCTATAAAGACAACTGGCGAATTGTCAGAGATTATTAAAAACGCAATTCCTGCAAAGATAAGAGCCGTGGGAGGACATCCTTCCAAGCGCACATTCCAGGCAATACGAATTGAACTCAATAAGGAACTGGAGGTACTCAGTCAGTCCCTTGATACCATGATTGATTTGCTAAATCCAGGTGGGCGTTTATCTATCATTACGTTCCACTCTCTGGAAGACCGGATTGTAAAAGCGAGATTTAAGACAAATGAAAATCCATGTATTTGTCCACCGGATTTTCCAGTATGTGTCTGCGGTAAGAAAAGCAAAGGCAAGGTTATTACAAGAAAACCTGTCATACCAACAGAGGAAGAGATCGAAGAGAATAAGCGTTCAAAAAGTTCCAAGCTTAGGGTATTTGAGCGTATAGATTAA
- a CDS encoding cell division protein FtsL, translating into MAAKKNVRSYGNTAYVHGNTVRKAMPASMPARTPDEVRRTSVNHRVRRNREKALQMDLPYVLMLTAAVVCTLFICIKYLHLQSSITTNIHGIEVQEAKLEKLRTENNALEMSIKTSVDLDHVYKVATEELGMVYANKDQILHYDKTESEYVRQNEDIPKY; encoded by the coding sequence GTGGCTGCCAAAAAAAATGTGCGTTCCTATGGGAATACTGCTTACGTGCACGGAAATACTGTCCGTAAAGCCATGCCAGCATCCATGCCGGCCCGTACGCCAGATGAAGTCCGCCGGACATCTGTCAATCACAGAGTAAGGCGAAATCGTGAAAAAGCTCTGCAAATGGATTTACCCTATGTTCTTATGCTGACGGCTGCTGTCGTCTGCACCCTCTTTATCTGCATTAAGTATCTGCATCTGCAGTCATCAATTACAACCAACATTCACGGAATTGAGGTACAAGAAGCGAAGCTTGAAAAATTACGAACTGAAAACAACGCACTGGAGATGAGTATTAAAACTTCCGTTGATTTGGATCATGTGTATAAGGTGGCCACTGAAGAACTTGGTATGGTCTATGCAAATAAAGATCAGATCCTTCACTATGATAAAACGGAAAGTGAGTATGTAAGACAGAATGAGGATATCCCGAAATACTAA
- a CDS encoding peptidoglycan D,D-transpeptidase FtsI family protein, which yields MQEKLAITVLVITLALFALVMVLYNLMTHKKEDYNQIVLSQQEYDSRVIPFKRGDILDRNGTYLAASEKVYNLILDPKQIMSDPDAFLEPSVTALTECFGYDRTEIMNLIQEKKGKQYVLYAKQLTYDDKNKYDKYKTDKSKELKKAKKAIKGIWFEDEYKRVYPYNSMGSKVIGFANGDGMGGTGGIEQFYNTTLMGINGREYGYLNDDSNLERVIKPSTNGNTVVSTIDVNIQKIVEKYINEWEQQTGSKKVGVIVMDPNNAEVLAMADDKSFDLNNPRDLRPEFTAEVLRELGIKEAIADYKRKNKDAEPLTAETVPQHYSDQEIISLGTQVAWNQTWRNFTISDGFEPGSTEKIFTVSAALEEGAITGHETYECNRFLEVGGHKIKCVSRYGHGLITVEEGLMKSCNVVMMRIAQQIGKDKFYKYQQMFGFGSKTGIDLPGEADNKSNIYTVENAGPTDLATNSFGQNFNSTMIQMAAAYCSVINGGSYYEPHVVKQILNEQGAIIKKVDPVLVRETVSEPTAKFINEALFKTVNAEGGTGGAAKVAGYKVAGKTGTAEKIPRDKTNYVVSFCGYAPADNPQVLVYVVVDEPHVEDQPHSTYASQIFQKIMTDILPYLNIFPDTDTNGGAPAGDGAKLPEQEGITSETQSGTEGQEATQETGTQETTAPAPTMENGQPIPNEYLNPPEEYVNRQEGEDFNLPDSIPGDTGESTEGETESEEENTAQ from the coding sequence ATGCAGGAAAAGCTGGCGATTACGGTTCTTGTAATTACGCTGGCTTTGTTTGCATTGGTTATGGTCCTTTATAATCTGATGACCCATAAAAAAGAAGATTATAATCAGATCGTGTTGTCTCAGCAGGAATATGACAGCAGGGTAATTCCCTTTAAACGAGGCGACATTCTGGACCGAAATGGAACGTATCTTGCTGCCAGTGAGAAAGTTTATAACTTAATCCTTGATCCAAAACAGATCATGTCTGACCCCGATGCATTTCTAGAGCCTTCGGTAACAGCCCTTACAGAATGCTTTGGTTATGACCGTACAGAGATCATGAATCTGATCCAGGAGAAGAAGGGCAAACAATACGTTCTCTATGCCAAGCAGCTTACCTATGATGATAAAAATAAATATGATAAATACAAAACTGACAAATCCAAAGAACTGAAGAAAGCAAAGAAGGCCATAAAGGGTATCTGGTTCGAAGATGAGTATAAGAGAGTGTATCCCTACAATTCCATGGGCAGCAAAGTAATCGGATTCGCCAATGGAGATGGAATGGGAGGAACCGGAGGAATTGAACAGTTTTATAATACAACACTTATGGGGATCAATGGAAGAGAGTACGGATATCTAAACGATGATTCCAATTTAGAGCGAGTGATTAAACCCTCCACGAATGGAAATACAGTCGTATCCACCATTGATGTGAACATACAGAAAATCGTTGAAAAATACATAAATGAATGGGAACAGCAGACGGGCAGTAAAAAGGTGGGAGTCATAGTCATGGATCCCAACAACGCTGAGGTTCTGGCGATGGCAGATGATAAGTCCTTTGATCTTAACAATCCCCGTGATTTGAGACCGGAGTTTACTGCTGAGGTGTTAAGAGAGCTGGGAATCAAGGAAGCCATTGCTGATTATAAGAGAAAGAATAAGGATGCCGAGCCTCTGACAGCCGAGACCGTACCTCAGCACTACAGCGATCAGGAGATTATATCACTGGGAACTCAGGTTGCCTGGAACCAGACCTGGCGTAATTTCACCATTAGTGACGGTTTTGAACCAGGCTCAACAGAAAAGATATTTACCGTATCAGCCGCTTTGGAGGAAGGTGCAATCACAGGACACGAGACCTATGAATGCAATCGGTTCCTGGAAGTGGGAGGCCATAAAATCAAATGCGTCAGCCGATATGGACATGGTCTTATTACGGTAGAAGAGGGACTTATGAAATCCTGTAACGTAGTAATGATGAGGATTGCCCAGCAGATTGGCAAGGACAAATTCTACAAATATCAGCAGATGTTTGGTTTTGGATCTAAAACAGGTATTGATCTTCCTGGTGAGGCTGATAATAAGAGTAATATATATACCGTTGAAAATGCAGGTCCAACGGATCTGGCAACCAATTCCTTCGGACAGAATTTCAACTCTACAATGATTCAGATGGCGGCGGCGTATTGTTCCGTCATTAACGGCGGTTCCTATTACGAGCCTCATGTCGTAAAACAGATATTAAACGAGCAGGGAGCGATTATAAAAAAGGTGGATCCAGTTTTGGTTCGTGAAACAGTATCTGAGCCAACCGCCAAATTTATTAATGAAGCCTTGTTTAAGACGGTCAACGCAGAAGGAGGCACCGGCGGTGCTGCCAAAGTTGCAGGATATAAGGTTGCCGGGAAGACGGGAACGGCAGAAAAGATACCTCGTGACAAGACGAATTATGTTGTATCATTCTGCGGATACGCACCAGCAGATAATCCCCAGGTACTGGTTTATGTGGTGGTAGATGAACCTCACGTGGAAGACCAGCCTCACAGCACGTATGCAAGTCAGATATTCCAGAAGATTATGACGGATATTCTTCCTTATTTAAATATCTTCCCGGATACAGATACAAACGGAGGTGCTCCGGCAGGAGATGGAGCAAAGCTTCCGGAACAGGAAGGAATCACCAGTGAGACTCAATCGGGTACGGAAGGACAAGAGGCAACTCAGGAGACTGGTACTCAGGAAACAACGGCACCAGCACCGACCATGGAAAATGGCCAGCCCATTCCCAATGAATACTTAAATCCTCCAGAAGAATACGTTAACAGGCAGGAGGGAGAAGACTTTAACCTTCCTGATTCCATACCAGGCGATACCGGAGAATCCACTGAGGGTGAAACGGAGTCTGAGGAAGAAAACACTGCCCAATAA